From the Porphyrobacter sp. CACIAM 03H1 genome, the window GACCAAAGCGATAGACCGGCCCGACGCTGGGAGGCTCCCCGCCAGCGAGCGCCGTGCGGATCGTCTCCCTCTCCCAGAACGCGAGCGGAACGGGGCTCGCAATCACGGGGGCGTTATGGTGACCATCCGAGAACTGGCGGCCTACCTGATCGCGCGCTGCGTGGGAGATCGCCCCATTCACCCCGACATAGGCCAGCATCGCCGCTACGCCGAGCTGTCCCGCGCGCGCCCAATTACCACCCGCCTTCTCCCGCCGCCGCGACCACCACACGCTGCCGATCAGCAGCGCCCACAGCCACGGGTCGATGATGAACAGGGTGTCGCCGTAGAACCATTGCGAGGAAAACGGCTCCAGCAGCCGGATGCCGTAGACGTTGAGCCAGTCGAAGAAGGGGTGGCTCAGACAGCCGATGAAGGCCATCGCGTAAAGCCACCCGAAGCGCACCGGCAGCCGCGCCTCGGGCCGCGCCCCGCGTTTCGTTTGCCAGCGGTCCCAGCCCCACAGCAGCCCCGCCAGCATCAGGGGCAGCAGCACCAGCGCGGGCGGGCCGTGGGTGATGCCGCGGCGGAAGGCGAGGTGCTCGGTGCCCTCGAGCCAGAAGAAGCACGCTGCGTCCACATCCGGCAGGTTCGCGCCG encodes:
- a CDS encoding metal-dependent hydrolase, whose product is MDNLTHSLVGAVLGQAGLKRTTGLAMPALVIGANLPDVDAACFFWLEGTEHLAFRRGITHGPPALVLLPLMLAGLLWGWDRWQTKRGARPEARLPVRFGWLYAMAFIGCLSHPFFDWLNVYGIRLLEPFSSQWFYGDTLFIIDPWLWALLIGSVWWSRRREKAGGNWARAGQLGVAAMLAYVGVNGAISHAARDQVGRQFSDGHHNAPVIASPVPLAFWERETIRTALAGGEPPSVGPVYRFGRWTPTEGLRGEVAQGEAPCAWPDFTALRRTNSQLDAFLFWSRAPFATRAPDGSVILYDARFYDPRARDRFSVALPDVKCEELPSP